One window of the Sander lucioperca isolate FBNREF2018 chromosome 5, SLUC_FBN_1.2, whole genome shotgun sequence genome contains the following:
- the LOC116048449 gene encoding protein KIAA0100 isoform X4, whose amino-acid sequence MSLLLISFLLILLLGIVLLCVIFRWLICTLAVRFFQTALNADLKIKSVGLFSVQGVSIQFHPQHTLEIDRIWISSKLLNQDLPRYLALCVGETRVRFDLQAPLRPLVKKSHGKKSGKISVSPTTLRFLSQLLSFHISSINVMVLNMGLSESLWHMTVTGITLLLDHQSKRLVWDFSVGQLSSKVLKSSQLDICLAEVALSLLLSGDVSLPEMKPGCLSLNVRTLIAELHEGLFLSQLLLPQSHKKGIQDASECEKIEFIHTETLERFHRLVPHKVNVEFDNTNVTLSMHSQKRHLNWTLKSLKVSYGHDDEQLPLKSFTPELSFPHSSLELLLEDGLLLSQSRQRILCVNTLKTALQVTSVDISGSFTVNTCIIHYRHQEFSHWLNLFPWEQLIHRKAAHRKRRLPHLDAPVMITSSVSNVNVSVQLGDTTPFALGFLSASAELQHLLDIKVDTESTGSQSVHRRASLSLDNFWWRVGQGSHIQQAPHPPGKHVWGEALILDSLTLQGSFNRPHMELSTQSPSLNVESSLKGLQVELSETCALCLSRLLSVICVPCDTEPQLPDVASVSPPSDDTVHHIPSSQLQLLFKLDCCLEDVNVFTLSNLAGAVSLRMDSVEVQSSAESSTVSLQGVSFTAIKALTENMESCCPASQTHNPVLKLTRIAFSYYITTPTLQVQCEEELTVEWTPSDHMVLYQHMSEAQACWCMLCGEKGEDSPVKPMESEITSGQSRELCVRVELACTRLIAHVSEQNYILLQTEALAVSKHTGSVHIRSPSMIFNFDGNNIVTFKGLDVEMQAELTEMQLHRDTFPFLTTPHNRVWVLTCPSLAVEFPYQYDFSNTFDMAISVQKWLKTLHRSPSQATAVQRLPPDLVFKISLFSFVFLDDIFEIKLRDNYELMKDESKESSKRLQLLDKKVADLRKQHGELLPARKIEELYSSLEKKHIEIYIQRSRRLYANTPMRKSLLTWTVSDLEIVALADHSLHGPEKVREQLRDIDRISPFPRDGLPLVVQWCRAVKFKLAAFLVRIRDYPRYLFEIRDWDLSGRLIGTEQDGQARAHRKEIVQLGPPWGDVTVHRNMPPLKFYYDFKSNISLYTIVWGPCWDPAWTLIGQSVDLLTKPTVDPSPLLAWWDKSRLLLHGHWVMDIEQANLHQLATEDPYNTTENLHWEWNKLNFDWNPGQFVFKGDLDVNVRTASKYDDICFLHLPNLCMTIDLQWLCHGNPHDHHAVMICCAENVADVTSGQPHDSYRAFRSENLNPSITMDLNQHCGTEPSQPRILLYSSTLRWMQNFWATWTGVSRPICRGKLFHSLRPIRKKLGQHYKQMSYTAAFPQLQVHYWASFAQQRGIQVECNKGHVFTRGAQRLIPQAGTVMRRLISEWNVTQMVSELSQVTVHLMASTWDETADHQINAQVKKTHLLSLSSLSYQRQSNRMEEEVNQTDETNASYAHKLRLVDLRASWTTTNRNIAFGLYDGYKKASVLKRNLSTEALKGLRIDTQLLTKKLKRSPSSYSPPTAPTTPAMPTVSRAEKSQNEGTSMLQKLIEETDKFVVFSEEDSGVSDQLCGIAACQTDDVYNRNWFIELVNCQMMLRGTETAGCVLVSAAKAQLLQCEHHPSWYNDTLKQKTTWTCLLDGMQYFATMEPNPYEQEDRQLWLEVKNIEEHRQRNLDSVLELMESGQAVGGMVSTTTDWNQPAQVNDSQQVQRIISRCSCRMHYISYSHDINPELATQIKPPELRNNHEKEDLLKKQAGAVDTFTLIHHDLEISTNPVQYAMILDIVNNLLLHVEPRRKEHSEKKQRVRFQLEISSNPEEQRSSILHLQEAVRQHLALIRRLEKQIYSNIRAQSEELSGDELMEINTRLQNQLNQEKNDMQMKSEELNILIRCFKDFQLQRANKLELRKPPEDVSVVRRTEIYFAQARWCLTEEDGQLGIAELELQRFMYSKLNKSDDTAEHLLELGWFTMNNLLPNAAYKVVLRPQSNCQSGRQFALRIFSKVRPPVGGISVKEHFEVNVVPLTIQLMYQFFKRMMGFFFPGRNVEEEEITDEEDKFRLVTTGIPVKPRQSSEDTMGAMGPTKGVAQGLNRTAGVRRSFRKPPEHPVDDIDKMKERAAMNNSFIYIKIPQVPLCVSYKGEKSSVDWKDLNLVLPCLEYHNNTWTWLDFAMAVKRDSRKALVAQMIKEKLRLKPASGSDLRGKVSEGKSDNSLQQQEEDEKARLLIGLSTADKSSSKKSIFSRRK is encoded by the exons ATGTCTCTCTTGCTGATATCCTTCCTGCTAATCCTTCTGCTTGGGATTGTGTTGTTATGTGTCATTTTCAG GTGGCTCATATGCACCCTGGCTGTTCGATTCTTCCAGACTGCACTCAATGCTGATCTAAAGATCAAATCAGTCGGGCTGTTTTCTGTCCAAGGAGTTAGTATCCAGTTTCACCCCCAGCATACTCTG GAAATTGACAGAATATGGATTTCAAGTAAACTTCTAAACCAGGATTTGCC gAGATACCTGGCGTTGTGTGTTGGCGAAACCAGAGTTAGGTTTGACTTGCAAGCACCACTCAGACCTTTGGTGAAGAAGAGCCATGGGAAAAAGTCTGGGAAGATTTCAGTCAGCCCCACAACCCTACGCTTTCTGTCACAA CTGCTGTCGTTCCACATCAGCTCGATCAATGTGATGGTACTGAACATGGGACTGTCAGAGTCTCTATGGCACATGACCGTTACAGGAATCACCTTGTTACTTGATCACCAAAGTAAAAG GCTGGTGTGGGACTTCTCAGTCGGGCAGCTAAGCAGTAAAGTGCTTAAAAGCAGTCAGTTG GATATATGTTTGGCTGAAGTGGCCCTGAGCCTGCTGCTGTCTGGAGATGTGAGCCTACCGGAGATGAAGCCAGGTTGTCTGTCCCTGAATGTGAGGACACTTATAGCAGAGCTGCATGAGGGACTATTTCTCAGCCAACTTCTGCTTCCCCAGTCTCACAAAAAAGGCATTCAGGATGCATCTG AGTGTGAAAAGATTGAGTTCATCCATACTGAGACGTTGGAGCGGTTTCATCGGCTGGTTCCCCACAAGGTCAATGTGGAATTTGATAATACAAATGTTACTCTGTCCATGCACAGCCAGAAAAG ACACCTGAACTGGACTCTGAAGTCTTTAAAAGTCAGCTATGGACATGACGATGAGCAGCTTCCTCTTAAAAGCTTCACTCCTGAGCTGAGCTTTCCCCACAGCAGCCTGGAGCTCCTTCTAGAGG ATGGACTTCTCCTCTCACAAAGTAGGCAAAGAATCCTGTGTGTGAACACGCTGAAGACAGCACTGCAG GTTACATCAGTTGACATCTCGGGGTCATTCACGGTCAACACTTGCATCATCCACTACCGTCACCAGGAGTTCTCCCATTGGCTAAATCTTTTTCCATGGGAACAGCTAATCCACAGGAAGGCAGCACATAGAAAAAG GCGCCTCCCCCACCTGGATGCTCCTGTGATGATCACCTCGTCCGTGTCCAACGTTAATGTGTCTGTTCAGCTGGGAGACACAACGCCTTTTGCTCTAGGCTTCCTCTCTGCCAGTGCAG AACTGCAGCATCTTCTTGACATTAAAGTTGACACTGAGAGCACAGGCTCCCAGAGTGTGCACCGGCGTGCCTCACTGTCCCTGGACAACTTCTGGTGGAGAGTGGGTCAGGGGTCTCATATCCAACAAGCACCCCACCCTCCTGGTAAACATGTGTGGGGAGAAGCGCTAATTTTAGACTCGCTCACTCTTCAG GGGAGTTTCAACCGACCCCACATGGAGTTGAGTACCCAGTCTCCGAGTTTAAACGTGGAGTCCAGTCTGAAAGGGCTTCAAGTGGAGCTCTCAGAGACCTGTGCACTGTGTCTTTCTCGCCTGCTGTCCGTCATCTGTGTTCCTTGTGATACGGAGCCACAGCTGCCAGATGTGGCCTCAGTGTCTCCCCCTAGTGACGATACTGTTCACCATATCCCCTCCTCACAACTACAGCTGCTGTTCAAACTGGACTGTTGTCTGGAAGATGTTAATGTGTTCACACTGTCTAATCTAGCAG GAGCCGTGTCTTTGCGGATGGACAGTGTCGAAGTCCAGAGCTCTGCAGAGAGCTCCACGGTGTCTCTTCAAGGTGTTAGCTTTACAGCCATTAAAGCACTCACAGAGAACATGGAGTCATGTTGCCCCGCCTCCCAAACCCACAACCCTGTGCTCAAACTCACCAGGATAGCCTTTTCTTATTACATCACCACCCCCACCTTACAG GTTCAATGTGAAGAGGAGCTCACTGTGGAATGGACGCCATCCGACCACATGGTCTTATATCAGCACATGAGTGAAGCTCAGGCTTGTTGGTGTATGCTCTgtggagagaaaggagaggacaGTCCAGTCAAACCTATGGAGAGTGAAATCACTTCAGGCCAGAGTAGAgagctgtgtgtgcgtgttgaaCTGGCCTGCACTCGTCTGATAGCCCATGTTAGTGAGCAGAACTACATTCTCCTGCAGACAGAAGCCCTCGCAGTCTCCAAGCATACTGGTTCCGTGCACATTCGTTCACCCTCCATGATCTTTAACTTTGATGGCAACAACATCGTCACCTTTAAAGGTCTAGATGTTGAAATGCAGGCAGAGCTGACTGAGATGCAGTTGCACAGGGACACATTCCCCTTCCTCACCACTCCTCACAACCGTGTCTGGGTCCTCACTTGCCCCTCTCTGGCTGTCGAGTTCCCCTACCAGTACGACTTCTCAAACACCTTTGACATGGCCATCAGTGtgcagaagtggctgaagactCTGCATCGCTCCCCAAGCCAAGCCACCGCCGTCCAACGTCTGCCTCCTGACCTCGTGTTCAAAATCAGCCTGTTCTCGTTTGTCTTCTTGGATGACATCTTTGAAATCAAGCTGCGAGACAACTATGAGCTTATGAAGGATGAGAGTAAGGAAAGTTCAAAGCGTCTTCAGCTTCTGGATAAGAAGGTGGCAGATCTGCGCAAGCAGCATGGAGAACTTCTCCCCGCCAGAAAGATTGAAGAGCTGTATAGTTCCCTGGAGAAAAAGCACATTGAGATCTACATCCAGCGCTCCCGCCGCCTCTACGCCAACACACCCAtgaggaagtctctgctgaccTGGACTGTGTCAGACTTGGAGATAGTAGCCCTGGCTGATCACTCTCTTCATGGGCCAGAGAAGGTGAGAGAGCAGCTGAGGGACATCGACAGGATCAGTCCCTTCCCCAGAGATGGACTCCCTTTGGTGGTCCAGTGGTGCCGTGCTGTCAAGTTTAAACTGGCTGCATTTTTGG TGAGAATTCGGGATTACCCTCGCTACCTGTTTGAGATCCGGGACTGGGATCTGTCAGGACGTCTGATTGGGACAGAGCAGGATGGACAGGCCAGGGCTCATCGCAAAGAGATTGTCCAACTCGGTCCACCATGGGGAGATGTGACGGTCCACAGGAATATGCCACCACTCAAGTTCTACTATGATTTCAAAT CGAACATCTCACTGTACACTATTGTGTGGGGGCCATGTTGGGACCCTGCCTGGACTTTGATTGGCCAGTCCGTTGACCTGCTGACCAAACCCACAGTTGATCCCTCACCTCTTCTGGCCTGGTGGGACAAAAGTCGTCTCCTTCTGCATGGGCACTGGGTTATGGACATTGAACAGGCCAATCTTCATCAGCTGGCTACAGAG GACCCTTACAACACTACAGAAAACCTGCACTGGGAGTGGAATAAGCTGAACTTTGACTGGAACCCTGggcagtttgtttttaaaggagATTTGGATGTAAATGTCAGGACAGCATCAAA GTATGATGATATCTGTTTTCTACACCTGCCCAACCTATGTATGACCATTGACCTCCAATGGCTTTGCCATGGCAACCCCCACGACCACCATGCTGTAATGATCTGCTGTGCGGAGAACGTTGCAGACGTGACCTCAGGACAACCTCATGACTCCTACAGAGCCTTTCGCTCTGAGAACCTCAACCCCTCCATTACCATGGACCTGAACCAGCACTGTGGCACAG AACCCTCCCAGCCGAGAATCCTGCTGTACAGCAGCACTCTGCGTTGGATGCAGAACTTCTGGGCCACATGGACGGGTGTATCTCGACCTATCTGCAGAGGCAAGCTCTTCCACAGCCTCAGGCCTATCCGCAAGAAGCTGGGTCAGCACTACAAACAGATGTCCTACACAGCTGCATTCCCACAACTACAA GTGCATTACTGGGCCTCCTTCGCCCAGCAGAGAGGTATCCAAGTGGAGTGCAACAAAGGCCACGTCTTCACTCGAGGGGCACAGAGACTTATTCCACAGG CTGGCACTGTGATGAGGAGGCTGATCTCTGAATGGAATGTGACTCAGATGGTTAGTGAGCTGTCTCAGGTGACGGTTCACCTGATGGCCTCCACCTGGGATGAGACAGCCGACCACCAGATCAACGCTCAGGTGAAGAAGACTCACCTGCTCAGCCTGTCCTCCCTGAGCTACCAGCGACAGAGCAACCGCATGGAGGAG GAGGTGAACCAGACGGACGAGACTAATGCCTCTTATGCTCACAAACTGCGCCTGGTGGACCTGCGTGCTTCTTGGACTACCACTAACAGGAACATAGCCTTTGGGCTGTACGACGGTTATAAAAAGGCGTCTGTGCTGAAGAGAAATCTCTCTACTGAAGCTTTGAAGGGTCTGAGGATCGACACACAGCTGCTGACCAAGAAGCTCAAACGCTCTCCTTCCAGCTACTCTCCCCCCACAGCCCCGACCACACCAGCTATGCCCACCGTCAGTCGagctgaaaaaagtcaaaatgaag GAACATCAATGCTCCAGAAGCTGATTGAGGAAACAGacaagtttgtggtgttttcAGAGGAGGATTCAGGTGTCAGCGACCAGCTGTGTGGCATTGCAGCCTGTCAGACCGACGATGTCTATAATCGCAACTGGTTTATCGAATTAGTCAACTGTCAG ATGATGTTGCGTGGCACAGAGACTGCAGgctgtgtgttggtgtctgCAGCAAAGGCTCAGCTGCTTCAGTGTGAGCACCACCCATCCTGGTACAATGACACCCTGAAGCAGAAAACCACCTGGACCTGTCTGCTGGATGGCATGCAGTACTTTGCCACCATGGAGCCCAACCCATATGAGCAAGAGGACAGACAGTTGTGGCTGGAG GTTAAAAACATAGAGGAGCACAGGCAACGCAACCTAGACTCAGTGCTGGAGCTGATGGAGAGTGGCCAGGCTGTGGGAGGGATGGTTAGCACCACTACAG ACTGGAACCAGCCAGCTCAGGTGAATGATTCTCAGCAGGTTCAGCGTATCATCTCACGTTGTAGCTGCCGGATGCACTACATCAGTTACAGTCATGACATCAACCCAGAGCTGGCCACACAGATCAAACCGCCAGAGCTGAGGAATAACCACGAGAAAGAGGACCTGCTGAAAAAACAGGCTG GGGCTGTGGACACCTTCACCCTCATTCACCATGATCTTGAGATATCCACTAACCCTGTTCAGTACGCTATGATCCTGGAtatcgtcaacaacctgttgtTACACGTGGAGCCCAGACGCAAG GAACACAGTGAGAAAAAGCAGCGTGTGCGTTTCCAGCTGGAAATTTCTAGTAACCCTGAGGAGCAGCGCAGCAGCATCTTGCACCTCCAGGAGGCTGTCAGGCAGCACCTTGCCCTGATTAGACGCCTAGAGAAACAGATTTACTCCAACATCAGG GCACAATCCGAGGAACTGAGCGGCGATGAACTGATGGAGATCAACACAAGACTGCAGAACCAGCTGAACCAGGAGAAGAACGACATGCAGATGAAGAGTGAAGAGCTCAACATTCTCATCAG GTGTTTTAAGGACTTCCAGCTGCAACGGGCAAACAAGCTGGAGCTGCGTAAGCCCCCGGAGGATGTGAGTGTGGTGAGAAGAACAGAGATCTATTTTGCCCAGGCCCGCTGGTGTTTGACCGAAGAGGATGGTCAGCTTGGCATTGCTGAGTTGGAGCTGCAAAGATTTATGTACAGTAAG CTGAACAAGTCTGACGACACGGCGGAGCATCTTTTGGAGTTAGGGTGGTTCACAATGAACAACCTGTTGCCAAATGCAGCATACAAG GTTGTACTTCGTCCTCAGAGTAACTGCCAGTCAGGACGCCAGTTTGCTTTGCGTATCTTCAGTAAAGTGCGCCCCCCTGTGGGAGGAATCTCTGTTAAGGAACACTTTGAG GTGAACGTGGTGCCTCTCACCATCCAGCTGATGTACCAGTTCTTCAAAAGGATGATGGGATTTTTCTTCCCAGGAAGAAAtgttgaggaggaggagatcaCTGATGAGGAAGACAAGTTCAGATTGGTTACTACAG